The following are from one region of the Planctomycetota bacterium genome:
- the proC gene encoding pyrroline-5-carboxylate reductase, which yields MHTPHATQPPSLLVVGAGAMGGAIVDGALRSAVLPPDALAVVEPDAGRRARLPRTVETFADLAGGGAWLRARGAHAQVLLAVKPQALADVAAGLRPALGDDPRVVISILAGTPGAKVRALLACARVVRAMPNLALRVGRGCTAVCLSDGAAHPDDHFACALFGTGGQKVFRVDEALMDAFTALAGSGPAYVFYLAEAMQRAGVLMGFEHAQALEMVRETIAGAAALLAEGAGQTGAGGPDPATLRAGVTSPGGTTAAAVRVLEDSDAMETWARAILAARDRGRTLADGR from the coding sequence ATGCACACCCCGCACGCCACCCAACCGCCCTCGCTGCTGGTCGTCGGAGCCGGGGCCATGGGCGGCGCGATCGTCGACGGGGCCCTCCGTAGCGCCGTGCTCCCCCCCGACGCCCTCGCCGTGGTCGAACCCGACGCGGGCCGACGCGCACGCCTCCCGCGGACGGTCGAGACGTTCGCGGATCTCGCCGGCGGCGGCGCGTGGCTGCGGGCGCGGGGCGCGCACGCCCAGGTGCTGCTCGCGGTGAAGCCCCAGGCGCTCGCGGACGTGGCGGCGGGGCTGCGCCCGGCGCTGGGCGATGACCCCCGCGTCGTGATCTCCATCCTCGCGGGGACGCCCGGGGCAAAGGTCCGCGCCCTGCTGGCGTGCGCACGCGTCGTGCGGGCGATGCCGAACCTCGCGCTGCGCGTGGGGCGCGGGTGCACGGCGGTGTGCCTGAGCGACGGGGCCGCACACCCCGACGACCACTTCGCGTGCGCGCTCTTCGGGACGGGCGGACAGAAGGTGTTCCGGGTGGACGAGGCGCTCATGGACGCGTTCACGGCGTTGGCGGGCAGCGGGCCGGCGTACGTGTTCTACCTCGCCGAGGCCATGCAGCGGGCGGGCGTGCTCATGGGCTTTGAGCATGCGCAAGCGCTGGAGATGGTGCGAGAGACGATCGCCGGGGCCGCGGCGCTGCTGGCGGAAGGTGCCGGGCAAACCGGCGCGGGCGGCCCAGATCCCGCGACGCTCCGCGCGGGCGTGACGAGCCCGGGCGGGACGACCGCCGCGGCGGTCCGCGTGCTCGAGGACAGCGACGCGATGGAGACCTGGGCCCGCGCGATCCTGGCGGCCCGCGACCGGGGGCGCACGCTGGCGGACGGGCGGTAG
- a CDS encoding class I SAM-dependent methyltransferase: MSETRPNPWNETPAPGQALLPAHVYAASRDWGGYFRSLAHLGPRETLLAALSSFDADPPADASRDAIDLGCGDGRDTAELLRRGWRVLAIDASDEGLDRLRRRNDLVHPERLETRRASFEDVTLPPCTLLCASFSLPFCPAHAFPRLWAAVTGSIRPGGRFAGQLFGDADDWARLPDRTHHTPDQARALFEGFELERFQEERRDSAVDPVSHPKRWHVFHIVARRAGQPASAPSSRVS; encoded by the coding sequence ATGAGCGAGACCAGGCCCAATCCGTGGAACGAGACGCCCGCGCCGGGGCAGGCGCTGCTCCCCGCGCACGTGTACGCCGCCTCGCGCGACTGGGGCGGCTACTTCCGCTCGCTCGCGCACCTGGGCCCGCGCGAGACGCTGCTCGCCGCGCTCTCTTCGTTCGACGCCGACCCGCCGGCGGATGCGTCCCGCGACGCGATCGACCTCGGCTGCGGCGACGGGCGCGACACCGCCGAACTCCTCCGGCGCGGCTGGCGGGTGCTGGCGATCGACGCGTCGGACGAGGGGCTCGACCGCCTCCGCCGGCGCAACGACCTCGTGCACCCCGAGCGCCTCGAAACCCGGCGCGCGTCGTTCGAAGACGTCACGCTCCCGCCTTGCACGCTGCTGTGCGCGTCGTTCTCGCTGCCCTTCTGCCCGGCGCACGCCTTCCCGCGCCTGTGGGCGGCGGTCACGGGCTCGATCCGCCCCGGCGGGCGCTTCGCGGGCCAGCTCTTCGGCGACGCCGACGACTGGGCCCGCCTGCCCGACCGCACGCACCACACGCCCGACCAGGCGCGGGCGCTCTTCGAGGGGTTCGAGCTCGAACGCTTCCAGGAGGAGCGCCGCGACAGCGCCGTCGACCCCGTCTCGCACCCGAAGAGATGGCACGTCTTCCACATCGTCGCGCGGCGCGCCGGGCAACCCGCGTCCGCCCCGTCGTCTCGGGTATCCTGA
- a CDS encoding DinB family protein: protein MNALASIMLTPAQRARDYTDRLVQGIRPEQAARKPVGREGVIDTNHPVFVFGHLSLYGARVLTLVGKDPAPAATPETWEALFKAGAPCHDDPSGAIYPAFGEIVTRYFEITDAMHAGVRDTPDDVLLRENPNEAQRARFALVGHLVNFLINSHVMMHAGQVSAWRRCMGLASAM from the coding sequence ATGAACGCCCTCGCGTCGATCATGCTCACCCCCGCGCAGCGGGCCCGCGACTACACCGATCGCCTGGTGCAGGGCATTCGCCCGGAGCAGGCGGCCCGCAAGCCTGTGGGACGCGAGGGGGTGATCGACACCAACCACCCGGTGTTCGTCTTCGGGCACCTGTCCCTCTACGGCGCGCGTGTGCTCACGCTGGTGGGCAAGGATCCCGCGCCGGCGGCGACGCCCGAGACGTGGGAGGCGCTCTTCAAGGCCGGGGCGCCGTGCCACGACGACCCCAGCGGGGCGATCTACCCGGCGTTCGGGGAGATCGTCACGCGGTACTTCGAGATCACCGACGCGATGCACGCGGGCGTGCGCGACACGCCCGACGACGTGCTGCTCCGCGAGAACCCGAACGAGGCGCAGCGCGCGCGGTTCGCGCTCGTGGGGCACCTGGTGAACTTCCTGATCAACAGCCACGTCATGATGCACGCGGGGCAGGTGAGCGCCTGGCGCCGGTGCATGGGCCTGGCGAGCGCGATGTAG
- a CDS encoding signal peptidase II: MNATPTAPPARTPVHPTRKPRRAWLVLLATIIVGLVIDLGSKAAAFRYIADAPVVVDRAQVMRANHPSALIPAHEPVRIVPHVLEFTLVLNPGAVFGIGAGRRGVFMLFTGVAMVFAMMLFVRWTTARDTLSHAAVGLLVSGGLGNLYDRLVYACVRDFIHPLPGVVLPGGLEWPWGGREVWPYVSNIADLFLIIGIGALIWRTLRPIGDDRPAPAEPAGAADGPGSQTGSGSQAGAG; this comes from the coding sequence ATGAACGCGACGCCCACAGCCCCGCCCGCGCGTACGCCCGTCCACCCCACGCGCAAGCCGCGGCGTGCCTGGCTCGTGCTGCTCGCGACGATCATCGTGGGCCTGGTGATCGACCTGGGCAGCAAGGCGGCGGCGTTCCGGTACATCGCCGACGCGCCCGTCGTCGTCGACCGAGCGCAGGTGATGCGAGCGAACCATCCATCCGCGCTGATCCCGGCGCACGAGCCGGTCCGCATCGTCCCGCACGTGCTCGAGTTCACGCTCGTCCTGAACCCCGGCGCGGTGTTCGGCATCGGCGCCGGGCGCAGGGGCGTGTTCATGCTCTTCACCGGCGTCGCGATGGTCTTCGCGATGATGCTGTTCGTGCGGTGGACCACCGCGCGCGACACGCTCAGCCACGCCGCGGTCGGCCTGCTGGTCTCGGGCGGGCTGGGCAACCTCTACGACCGGCTCGTGTACGCCTGCGTGCGCGACTTCATCCACCCGCTCCCCGGCGTCGTGCTCCCGGGCGGGCTCGAGTGGCCCTGGGGCGGGCGCGAGGTCTGGCCGTACGTCTCGAACATCGCCGACCTGTTCCTCATCATCGGCATCGGCGCGCTCATCTGGCGCACACTCCGTCCGATCGGCGACGACCGCCCGGCGCCCGCCGAACCGGCCGGCGCGGCCGATGGCCCCGGCTCTCAAACGGGCTCGGGCTCTCAGGCCGGCGCGGGCTGA
- a CDS encoding TraR/DksA C4-type zinc finger protein — protein MPKNTPAEKKALKPKPAREKPAKKTPVAKAKAASKPAPKASRPAKAAESPAKPKAKARPAAKAEPKSEKARPPAKPRADEKPEKGAKAAPAAPEPKAAPVADAKTARKGITIVTPKPVRKAKAPISMANIIPSGLGRLLDPKSPRKPLIPSGPKASPARALGQHGGPELPQTVVTGVSPLSETQIEYFRQRLIRKRAELVGDVNMMEREALRSESGSLSNMPSHLAEQGSDASEQSLSLDLAAADRKLIREIDDALVRITKGTFGVCELTGKPVKLERLEELPWARYSIEAARELERHAMRS, from the coding sequence GTGCCCAAGAACACTCCCGCCGAGAAAAAAGCGTTGAAGCCAAAGCCCGCGCGCGAAAAACCCGCGAAGAAGACGCCCGTTGCCAAGGCCAAGGCGGCCTCCAAGCCCGCCCCCAAGGCTTCGCGCCCCGCGAAGGCCGCCGAATCACCCGCGAAGCCCAAGGCCAAGGCGCGCCCCGCGGCCAAGGCCGAGCCCAAGAGCGAGAAGGCCCGCCCGCCGGCCAAGCCCCGCGCGGACGAGAAGCCCGAGAAGGGCGCAAAGGCCGCCCCCGCCGCGCCCGAACCCAAGGCGGCCCCCGTGGCCGACGCGAAGACCGCGCGCAAGGGGATCACGATCGTGACGCCCAAGCCGGTGCGCAAGGCGAAGGCGCCGATCTCGATGGCGAACATCATCCCGTCGGGGCTCGGGCGCCTGCTGGATCCGAAGTCTCCGCGCAAGCCGCTGATCCCGTCGGGCCCGAAGGCGTCGCCCGCGCGGGCGCTGGGGCAGCACGGCGGGCCGGAGCTGCCGCAGACGGTGGTGACCGGCGTGTCGCCCTTGTCCGAGACGCAGATCGAGTACTTCCGCCAGCGCCTGATCCGCAAGCGGGCGGAACTGGTCGGCGACGTGAACATGATGGAGCGTGAGGCGCTGCGGAGCGAGTCGGGCTCGCTCTCGAACATGCCCTCGCACCTGGCCGAGCAGGGGTCCGACGCTTCGGAGCAGTCGCTGTCGCTCGACCTGGCGGCCGCCGACCGCAAGCTGATCCGCGAGATCGACGACGCGCTCGTGCGGATCACGAAGGGCACGTTCGGCGTGTGCGAACTGACGGGCAAGCCGGTAAAGCTCGAGCGTCTGGAAGAGCTGCCCTGGGCGCGCTACTCGATCGAAGCCGCGCGCGAGCTCGAACGCCACGCGATGCGCTCGTAG
- a CDS encoding ABC transporter ATP-binding protein has translation MSVAISHRSDWAIDLTHVDKKYRGKVHALRGIDMRVRRGEVFGLLGPNGAGKSTLVKILMTVISPSRADGTVLGRPVGHKGSLANIGYLPEHHKFPEYLTGGQVLDFYGALSGVPRAERRARAPELLELVGMTAWAKTKVKQYSKGMRQRIGIAQALMNDPELVILDEPTDGVDPVGRRDIRGMVQRLKERGKTVFLNSHLLSELEMVCDRVAILVQGKVASQGTIAELTDDQARYEIDLWLDEGQPAHDLLARALPEAANASPPPADVNALAPRVAWSGTLTTGELFRITRAGITINTTDAARVQPIIDRLRAGNVVIKSIRPVRPSLEDLFMQAVTDPNTGKAAAPGAAREKA, from the coding sequence ATGAGCGTCGCCATCTCACACCGCAGCGACTGGGCCATCGACCTCACCCACGTCGACAAGAAGTACCGCGGGAAGGTCCACGCCCTGCGCGGCATCGACATGCGCGTGCGCCGGGGCGAGGTCTTCGGCCTGCTCGGCCCCAACGGCGCGGGCAAGAGCACCCTCGTCAAGATCCTCATGACCGTCATCTCGCCCTCGCGCGCCGACGGCACCGTGCTCGGGCGCCCCGTGGGGCACAAGGGCTCGCTCGCCAACATCGGCTACCTCCCCGAGCACCACAAGTTCCCGGAGTACCTCACCGGCGGGCAGGTGCTGGATTTCTACGGCGCGCTCTCGGGCGTGCCCAGAGCCGAACGGCGCGCCCGCGCCCCCGAACTGCTGGAACTCGTCGGCATGACGGCGTGGGCCAAGACGAAGGTCAAGCAGTACAGCAAGGGCATGCGTCAGCGCATCGGCATCGCGCAGGCGCTCATGAACGACCCGGAGCTCGTCATCCTCGACGAGCCCACCGACGGCGTCGACCCCGTGGGCCGGCGCGACATCCGGGGCATGGTCCAGCGCCTCAAGGAGCGCGGCAAGACGGTCTTCCTCAACTCGCACCTGCTCAGCGAGCTCGAGATGGTCTGCGACCGCGTGGCGATCCTCGTGCAGGGCAAGGTCGCCAGCCAGGGCACCATCGCCGAACTGACCGACGACCAGGCCCGCTACGAGATCGACCTGTGGCTCGACGAAGGCCAGCCCGCGCACGACCTGCTCGCCCGCGCGCTGCCAGAGGCCGCGAACGCGAGCCCCCCGCCCGCCGACGTCAACGCGCTCGCGCCCCGCGTCGCGTGGAGCGGCACGCTCACGACGGGCGAACTCTTCCGCATCACGCGCGCGGGGATCACCATCAACACGACCGACGCGGCGCGCGTGCAGCCGATCATCGACCGCCTGCGCGCGGGGAACGTGGTGATCAAGTCCATCCGCCCGGTGCGGCCTTCGCTCGAAGACCTCTTCATGCAGGCCGTGACCGATCCGAACACGGGCAAGGCCGCCGCGCCGGGTGCGGCACGGGAGAAGGCCTGA
- a CDS encoding ABC transporter permease — MSRAATQTIAIFHDAYRELNAKRLFWIVMIISVVIVAAFALVGLTDKGLKVIVWEIPIPFFNRSTMEPAMFYKMIFVNLGIGFWLSWGATILAIISTASIIPEFVSSGSIELTLSRPVSRLRLFLTKYLTGLLFVALQVTVFTLAAFVVIGFKGDAWMPKLFWAIPIVVLFFSYLFSICALVGLLTRSTIAALLITLLMWLFFFGLNATDGIFVSLRETTRLRENVLAKRVERLERNASLRIWEKRRAEAGEPAPPEGTPPPVYTPAEIDAENPLIQNQRTKLAAERASLAKWTRWASIFYWVKTPLPKTSETLALLERTLISEEELERLRTPNDDQPVAFGEQDDVQVSAREAQLGSEKALRARSTAWIIGTSLGFEAFILGIACVIFCRRDF; from the coding sequence ATGTCGCGCGCCGCCACCCAGACCATCGCGATCTTCCACGACGCGTACCGCGAGCTCAACGCGAAGCGCCTGTTCTGGATCGTGATGATCATCTCCGTCGTGATCGTCGCGGCGTTCGCGCTCGTGGGCCTCACGGACAAAGGCCTCAAGGTGATCGTGTGGGAGATCCCCATCCCCTTCTTCAACCGCTCCACGATGGAGCCGGCGATGTTCTACAAGATGATCTTCGTGAACCTGGGCATCGGGTTCTGGCTGTCGTGGGGCGCCACGATCCTCGCGATCATCTCGACCGCGAGCATCATCCCCGAGTTCGTGTCGAGCGGCTCCATCGAGCTCACGCTGAGCCGCCCCGTCTCGCGACTGCGCCTCTTCCTCACGAAGTACCTCACCGGTCTGCTCTTCGTCGCGCTGCAGGTCACGGTGTTCACGCTCGCCGCGTTCGTCGTCATCGGCTTCAAGGGCGACGCCTGGATGCCCAAGCTCTTCTGGGCCATCCCGATCGTCGTCCTCTTCTTCAGTTATCTCTTCAGCATCTGCGCGCTCGTGGGGCTGCTCACCCGCTCCACCATCGCGGCCCTGCTCATCACCCTGCTCATGTGGCTCTTCTTCTTCGGGCTCAACGCGACCGACGGGATCTTCGTGAGCCTGCGCGAGACCACCCGCCTGCGCGAGAACGTGCTGGCCAAGCGCGTGGAGCGGCTCGAGCGCAACGCGTCGCTGCGCATCTGGGAGAAGCGCCGCGCCGAGGCCGGCGAGCCGGCCCCCCCCGAGGGCACACCCCCGCCCGTCTACACGCCGGCCGAGATCGATGCCGAGAACCCGCTCATTCAGAACCAGCGGACGAAGCTCGCCGCCGAGCGCGCGTCGCTGGCCAAGTGGACCCGCTGGGCGAGCATCTTCTACTGGGTCAAGACGCCCCTGCCCAAGACAAGCGAGACGCTCGCCCTGCTGGAGCGCACGCTCATCAGCGAAGAAGAACTCGAGCGCCTCCGCACGCCCAACGACGACCAGCCCGTCGCGTTCGGCGAGCAGGACGACGTGCAGGTGAGCGCCCGCGAGGCGCAGTTGGGCTCGGAGAAGGCGCTGCGCGCCCGCAGCACCGCGTGGATCATCGGCACCTCGCTCGGCTTCGAGGCCTTCATCCTCGGCATCGCGTGCGTCATTTTCTGTCGGCGCGACTTCTGA
- a CDS encoding UbiD family decarboxylase: MYASLGEFVTALDRAGELSRVSARVSPVLEIAEIADRVSKSRCPGLPSAPARATDPRFHDRGGSALLFTNVDGADMPVLINAWGSYRRLEMALGCTGGGFESIAARIAELVKPQPPRTIGEGIAAARRFLPLLRTPPRRRRGLGECQQVMLTGDGVDLTRLPIIRCWPHDGDFAALGYPAGVNDAVEGLGRGSDWDARFRGRFITLAGIHTVHADDRDHPAPASHNIGMYRVQLMGRNRLAMHWHLHHDGARHWRSWKALGKPMPVAVVLGGESVMPYAATAPLPPGISELLMAGFLHGRGIPMVRAKTVPLWVPANAEIVIEGFVRPDAGLIGYDPRRDGDIGPGAVFEGPFGDHTGFYSMPDRYPILDVTAITHRREPVYPTTIVGYPPQEDYYLGKATERIFLPLLKTLVPDIEDYDLPLFGAFHNCAFVKVRKAYPLQARRVMHAIWGAGQMSWTKAIVVVDDDVDVHDHPGVMRAVGERCVPARDSELVRGPLDILDHAAPFLGAGGKMGLDATRKSDPAETHRVLDELARELCDAGPVNAVLGDDARATETRVRAVEGVLDARVPEELGGWWLLVRLAKTAPGDGARLIKALGGLTGECALPRWIVVVGPDADVANADDAFFHWMANAAPDRDRVLSKCGRRVAFDATPKGPGDEAHGLPVREWPPFIRMPPDIGARVTARWAEYGLAPQRGEAAGASDTR, from the coding sequence ATGTACGCCTCGCTCGGAGAGTTCGTTACGGCCCTGGATCGCGCGGGTGAACTCTCGCGAGTATCGGCCCGCGTCTCGCCCGTCCTCGAGATCGCCGAGATCGCCGATCGCGTCAGCAAGTCGCGCTGCCCGGGCCTGCCCAGCGCCCCCGCCCGCGCGACGGACCCGCGGTTCCACGATCGTGGCGGGTCGGCCCTGCTGTTCACGAATGTCGACGGCGCCGACATGCCCGTGCTCATCAACGCCTGGGGGTCGTACCGACGTCTCGAGATGGCGCTGGGCTGCACCGGCGGCGGGTTCGAATCCATCGCCGCACGCATCGCCGAACTCGTGAAGCCCCAACCCCCCCGCACCATCGGCGAGGGCATCGCCGCGGCCCGCCGGTTCTTGCCGCTCTTGCGCACGCCCCCCAGGCGCCGGCGCGGGCTCGGCGAGTGCCAGCAGGTGATGCTGACCGGCGACGGGGTAGACCTCACGCGCCTGCCGATCATCCGCTGCTGGCCTCACGACGGCGACTTCGCGGCCCTGGGCTACCCGGCGGGCGTCAACGACGCGGTCGAGGGGCTCGGGCGCGGCAGCGACTGGGACGCCCGGTTCCGCGGGCGGTTCATCACGCTCGCGGGCATCCACACCGTGCACGCCGACGACCGCGACCACCCGGCCCCGGCGTCGCACAACATCGGGATGTACCGCGTGCAGCTCATGGGGCGCAACCGCCTCGCGATGCACTGGCACCTGCACCACGACGGCGCCCGGCACTGGCGATCGTGGAAGGCGCTGGGCAAGCCCATGCCCGTGGCCGTGGTGCTGGGGGGCGAGAGCGTGATGCCCTACGCGGCGACCGCGCCGCTCCCGCCGGGGATCAGCGAACTGCTCATGGCGGGGTTCCTGCACGGGCGGGGCATCCCGATGGTGCGGGCGAAGACGGTGCCGCTCTGGGTGCCGGCGAATGCCGAGATCGTGATCGAGGGGTTCGTCCGCCCCGACGCGGGGCTGATCGGCTACGACCCGCGCCGCGACGGCGACATCGGCCCGGGCGCCGTGTTCGAGGGCCCGTTCGGCGACCACACCGGGTTCTACTCGATGCCGGACCGGTACCCGATCCTCGACGTCACGGCCATCACACACCGGCGCGAGCCCGTGTACCCGACGACGATCGTGGGCTACCCGCCGCAGGAGGACTACTACCTCGGGAAGGCGACGGAGCGGATCTTCCTGCCGCTGCTCAAGACGCTGGTGCCGGACATCGAGGACTACGACCTGCCGCTGTTCGGGGCGTTCCACAACTGCGCGTTCGTCAAGGTCCGCAAGGCGTACCCGCTGCAGGCGCGCCGTGTCATGCACGCGATCTGGGGCGCCGGGCAGATGTCGTGGACGAAGGCGATCGTGGTGGTCGACGACGACGTCGACGTGCACGATCACCCCGGCGTGATGCGTGCCGTGGGCGAGCGCTGCGTGCCGGCGCGAGACAGCGAGTTGGTGCGCGGGCCGCTCGACATCCTGGACCACGCGGCCCCGTTCCTGGGCGCGGGCGGAAAGATGGGCCTCGACGCGACCCGCAAGAGCGACCCCGCCGAAACCCACCGGGTGCTGGACGAGTTGGCGCGGGAGTTGTGCGACGCCGGGCCGGTCAACGCCGTCCTCGGTGACGACGCCCGCGCGACCGAAACGCGCGTGCGGGCGGTCGAGGGCGTGCTCGACGCGCGCGTGCCGGAGGAACTGGGCGGGTGGTGGCTGCTCGTGCGCCTGGCGAAGACCGCCCCGGGCGACGGCGCGCGGCTCATCAAGGCCCTCGGCGGGCTTACGGGCGAGTGCGCCCTTCCCCGCTGGATCGTCGTTGTTGGCCCGGATGCCGACGTCGCGAACGCCGACGACGCGTTCTTTCACTGGATGGCCAACGCGGCCCCCGACCGTGATCGCGTGCTCAGCAAGTGCGGGCGGCGGGTCGCGTTCGACGCGACGCCCAAGGGACCGGGCGACGAGGCCCACGGGCTGCCCGTGCGCGAGTGGCCCCCGTTCATCCGCATGCCGCCGGATATCGGCGCGCGGGTGACGGCCCGGTGGGCCGAGTACGGCCTGGCGCCTCAGCGGGGCGAGGCCGCCGGCGCGAGCGATACGAGATAG
- a CDS encoding acetyl-CoA carboxylase carboxyltransferase subunit alpha: MSVYYQLDFEKPVAAVEQQIESAEERLRRTPAADEDPAARARVEHDLAALRREREEALTKAYARLSPWDTVRVARHPLRPQTRDYIALMCRDFAELHGDRRFADDAAIVTGFARLGPLKVLLVGHQKGKQTSEKLACNFGCAHPEGYRKALAKMKLAEKFGVPIVTLVDTPGAYPGLGAEQRGQAEAIAVNMLEMSRLRTPIVSVVIGEGGSGGALGLAVADRVAMLQHAWYSVISPEGCAAILWKEANEQTNHAAARALKLTAQDNLSLGIIDEVIPEPLGGAHRDPRSTALALQQWIVAQLNALRTVEPDELLAQRYARFRRMGQYLESPGEATPPDDTALAGTPGV, translated from the coding sequence ATGTCGGTCTATTACCAGTTGGACTTCGAGAAGCCGGTCGCGGCGGTCGAGCAGCAGATCGAATCCGCGGAGGAGCGCCTCCGACGCACCCCCGCCGCCGACGAGGACCCCGCCGCGCGCGCCCGCGTGGAGCACGACCTCGCGGCCCTTCGACGCGAGCGTGAAGAGGCGCTCACGAAGGCGTACGCCAGGCTGTCCCCGTGGGACACGGTGCGCGTGGCCCGGCACCCGCTCCGCCCGCAGACGCGCGATTACATCGCCCTCATGTGCCGCGACTTCGCGGAACTGCACGGCGACCGGCGCTTCGCCGACGACGCGGCGATCGTCACGGGCTTTGCGCGCCTGGGCCCGCTGAAGGTCCTGCTCGTCGGGCACCAGAAGGGCAAGCAGACGAGCGAGAAGCTCGCGTGCAACTTCGGCTGCGCCCACCCCGAGGGCTACCGCAAGGCGCTCGCGAAGATGAAACTGGCCGAGAAGTTCGGCGTGCCGATCGTGACGCTGGTCGACACGCCCGGCGCCTACCCCGGGCTGGGTGCCGAGCAGCGCGGCCAGGCCGAGGCCATCGCGGTGAACATGCTCGAGATGAGCCGCCTGCGCACGCCCATCGTGAGCGTCGTCATCGGCGAGGGCGGGTCGGGGGGCGCGCTGGGGTTGGCGGTCGCCGACCGCGTCGCGATGCTCCAGCACGCGTGGTACTCCGTCATCAGCCCCGAGGGCTGCGCCGCCATTCTCTGGAAGGAAGCCAACGAGCAGACGAACCACGCGGCGGCCCGCGCGCTGAAGCTCACGGCGCAGGACAACCTCTCGCTGGGCATCATCGACGAGGTCATCCCCGAGCCCCTGGGCGGGGCGCACCGCGACCCCCGGTCTACCGCGCTCGCGCTCCAGCAGTGGATCGTGGCGCAGCTCAACGCGCTGCGCACCGTCGAGCCGGACGAACTGCTCGCGCAGCGGTACGCCCGCTTCCGGCGCATGGGCCAGTACCTCGAGAGCCCGGGCGAGGCCACGCCCCCGGACGACACCGCCCTCGCGGGCACGCCGGGCGTCTAG
- a CDS encoding MBL fold metallo-hydrolase encodes MTDPALAIARFELGPFLTNTYVVGVRTSPDCWIIDPSFEPAPVIEHVRAQGLTPRAIVLTHAHIDHIAGIADVRRAFPDAPVLLHKAEHDWLGAPELNLSLLSGAPISLPDPDRALQDGETLELAGVGWRVLHTPGHSPGGVTLVQDRSNIAIVGDTLFAGSVGRSDLPNADPDVLEASIRTRLYTLPDATTVLPGHGPPTTIGAEKRTNPFVRAR; translated from the coding sequence GTGACAGACCCCGCGCTCGCCATCGCCCGCTTCGAACTCGGCCCGTTTCTCACCAACACGTACGTCGTGGGCGTCCGCACATCGCCCGACTGCTGGATCATCGATCCGAGCTTCGAGCCCGCGCCGGTCATCGAGCACGTCCGGGCGCAGGGCCTCACCCCCCGCGCGATCGTGCTCACGCACGCCCACATCGACCACATCGCCGGCATCGCCGACGTGCGACGGGCCTTCCCGGATGCGCCGGTTCTGCTGCACAAGGCCGAGCACGACTGGCTGGGCGCCCCTGAACTCAACCTGAGCCTCCTGTCGGGCGCGCCGATCAGCCTGCCCGACCCGGATCGCGCGCTCCAGGACGGCGAGACGCTCGAACTCGCCGGCGTCGGCTGGCGGGTGCTGCACACGCCCGGGCACTCGCCCGGGGGCGTCACGCTCGTGCAGGATCGGTCGAACATCGCCATCGTGGGCGACACGCTCTTCGCGGGCAGCGTCGGGCGCTCGGACCTGCCCAACGCCGACCCCGACGTGCTCGAAGCATCGATCCGCACGCGCCTGTACACGTTGCCCGACGCCACGACGGTGCTGCCCGGGCACGGCCCGCCCACAACCATCGGCGCCGAGAAGCGCACGAACCCGTTCGTCCGCGCCCGCTGA